From the genome of Phytohabitans rumicis, one region includes:
- a CDS encoding S1C family serine protease, whose protein sequence is MHGKDPYWEAANVTDGWNWHQPDGTATPAHQPALTRPPVSPPDAGSPWWSDALGDPWRDPRAPAAVVLPTPPGAGGAAPEPVTDPDAAPRRGMTSVLLISIFAALLAGSLGGALGYAFAVRGGVAGGTVLGSSGEAPEVAQRPPDSLAGVAERVSPSVVTVRVAASGGSSVGSGFVATADGYVITNDHVVEGASGGATVVFSDGSTASGSVVGHDAESDIAVIKVSRPNLVPVEFGDSEAIAVGDPVLAFGSPLALANTVTAGIVSALDRTIQSGEPGGQVRYYAAIQTDAAVNQGNSGGPLVDGAGRVIGVNSVIKSLAADEEQAGNIGLAFAIPINQAKRVAQDIIDTGKARRTVIGATVADNGRNPGGGVRLSAVDAGGPAAAAGLKAGDVVTKLDGRLLEEGTDLIALVRKYAPGAVVTVEYRRGSTKQTASVTLAADAK, encoded by the coding sequence ATGCACGGGAAGGACCCCTACTGGGAGGCAGCGAACGTGACCGACGGCTGGAACTGGCACCAGCCCGACGGCACCGCGACCCCGGCACACCAGCCGGCGTTGACGAGGCCGCCGGTGAGTCCGCCGGATGCCGGTTCACCCTGGTGGTCAGACGCCCTCGGAGATCCGTGGCGCGACCCGCGCGCTCCGGCCGCGGTGGTGCTGCCGACGCCCCCTGGCGCGGGCGGTGCGGCGCCCGAGCCGGTCACCGACCCGGATGCCGCGCCACGGCGCGGCATGACCTCTGTCTTGCTGATCTCGATCTTCGCGGCCCTGCTGGCCGGGTCGCTCGGCGGTGCCCTCGGGTACGCCTTCGCGGTGCGCGGCGGCGTCGCGGGCGGGACCGTGCTCGGCTCGTCCGGCGAAGCACCCGAGGTGGCCCAGCGCCCGCCGGACTCGCTGGCGGGCGTCGCCGAGCGCGTGTCGCCCAGCGTCGTCACGGTACGCGTGGCAGCCAGCGGCGGATCCAGCGTCGGCTCCGGCTTCGTGGCCACCGCCGACGGGTACGTGATCACGAACGACCACGTCGTCGAGGGCGCCTCGGGCGGGGCGACCGTGGTCTTCAGCGACGGCTCGACCGCGTCCGGCTCGGTCGTGGGCCACGACGCGGAGTCCGACATCGCCGTGATCAAGGTGTCGCGGCCCAACCTCGTACCGGTCGAGTTCGGCGACTCGGAGGCCATCGCGGTCGGCGACCCGGTGCTCGCGTTCGGCTCGCCGCTGGCGCTTGCCAACACCGTCACCGCCGGGATCGTGAGCGCCCTCGACCGTACGATCCAGTCCGGCGAGCCGGGTGGACAGGTCCGGTACTACGCGGCGATCCAGACCGACGCGGCCGTCAACCAGGGCAACTCCGGCGGCCCGCTCGTCGACGGCGCCGGCCGGGTGATCGGCGTCAACTCGGTGATCAAGTCGCTCGCCGCGGACGAGGAGCAGGCCGGCAACATCGGTCTCGCGTTCGCCATCCCGATCAACCAGGCCAAGCGGGTGGCCCAGGACATCATCGACACCGGCAAGGCCCGCCGTACGGTGATCGGCGCCACCGTGGCCGACAACGGCCGCAACCCGGGCGGCGGCGTACGCCTCTCGGCCGTCGACGCCGGTGGTCCCGCGGCCGCGGCCGGGCTGAAGGCGGGCGACGTGGTGACGAAGCTCGACGGGCGCCTGCTCGAAGAGGGCACCGACCTGATCGCGCTGGTCCGCAAGTACGCCCCCGGCGCCGTCGTCACCGTCGAGTACCGCCGGGGCAGCACCAAGCAGACCGCCTCAGTGACGTTGGCCGCCGACGCCAAGTAG
- a CDS encoding preprotein translocase subunit TatB translates to MFENLNWWEIGALLLLALLIFGDKLPNVISDGLRMVRNLRNMARNATGDLSRELGTDIQLEDLHPKAFIRKHLLSEEDEEALRKPLKGIYDTVKSDLTSVKDEINDVAASVDPRTPAPSSATLTPVNRPKTYDADAT, encoded by the coding sequence ATGTTCGAGAACCTGAACTGGTGGGAGATCGGGGCACTGCTTCTGCTCGCCCTGTTGATCTTTGGCGACAAGCTGCCCAACGTGATCTCCGACGGCCTTCGGATGGTCCGCAACCTGCGCAACATGGCGCGCAACGCCACCGGTGACCTCAGTCGCGAGCTGGGCACGGACATCCAGCTTGAGGATCTGCACCCGAAGGCGTTCATCCGCAAGCACCTGCTCAGCGAGGAAGACGAAGAGGCCCTGCGCAAGCCTCTGAAGGGCATCTACGACACGGTCAAGTCCGACCTGACCAGCGTCAAGGACGAAATCAACGACGTAGCGGCCTCCGTCGACCCCAGGACCCCCGCCCCGTCCTCCGCGACGCTGACCCCGGTCAACCGCCCCAAGACGTACGACGCCGACGCCACATAA